A window of the Henckelia pumila isolate YLH828 chromosome 3, ASM3356847v2, whole genome shotgun sequence genome harbors these coding sequences:
- the LOC140888068 gene encoding uncharacterized protein yields the protein MAPYEAFYERRCITPLHWDEVGERAVLGPDIVTQTVDVIAKIRDRMLTAQSRQKSYADQRCRDLKFEVGDHVFLKVSPWKGVMRFGKKGKFFEILEKIGARAYRLALPPNLGGVHNVFHISILRKYVSNPSHVIRHEPVKWTPDLSYEEMPVQILDRQVRRLRNREIPIVKVLWSNQLVEEAT from the coding sequence atggctccttatgaggcaTTTTATGAGAGAAGGTGTATAACTCCCTTGCactgggatgaagttggagagagagctgttttgggaccagatatAGTGACTCAAACGGTGGATGTAATAGCTAAGATCAGAgacagaatgttgacagctCAAAGTCGACAGAAAAGTTACGCCGACCAGCGATGTAGagatttgaagtttgaagtaGGTGACCATGTATTTTTAAAGGTGTCACCATGGAAAGGTGTTATGAGATTTGGAAAAAAGGGTAAATTTTTTGAGATCCTAGAAAAAATTGGGGCTCGAGCTTACCGATTAGCACTACCACCCAACTTGGGGGGTGTGCACAATGTCTTCCATATCTCTATACTAAGAAAGTATGTGTcaaatccttctcatgttatcCGCCATGAGCCAGTGAAATGGACGCCAGACTTGTCCTACGAGGAGATGCCTGTACAAATCTTGGACAGACAAGTTCGTAGGTTGAGAAACAGAGAGATTCCAATAGTGAAAGTATTATGGAGCAACCAGTtggttgaagaagctacttga